The DNA region GTGTTTTGAAAACAAATAGAATTTAGATGAGCGGCTTTGACACAAGCGAATTGGATCAAAGTTGGTGGCCGTAACAGAGGAAGTAAGATGCACTTCACCTGAAAGGTTGCTCCACTGGCACTGGATTGCCTGGAAACTGTCACAATCCAAACCCACCGATCTCCTCAGCGAAAATTGACACGGGTCGATTATGTTGCCGACTTAGGTGTTACCCCGTAAACCAACTCTCACATTATACAGGTTCAGAGAAATCAGAACGCAAGAATTTCAGTAGCTAACAGGGACCAGGAAAGGTTTACACAATCCAAACAGAGGCATTTCGCAGAGGAAGCTTTTGATCATCTTCCAGCATCACGCACCTTCATCTATAGCGGCACCCGTTTCTATTTATTCAATATATGGACAGTAATATAATGTAGGGGTCAGGCCAGCTGAACCGATACGCACAGTTGAGAGAAACGATGTCCACAGATTCACTTCAAACTGACCAGAACACACTACATAAGTAAGGAGTATGCATCGGAACAGCCCAACAGGTAGCTTCAAAGTGGCCTCAGCGAGCTTCAATAGCTTGATTTCCACCTTCTGTCTTGACAAGCTTGTCCAGATACTCCTTCCTGCAATGATGCAACGACTCCATAAGGAACAGGTCAATGGGAAAGATCCGAGATAGAGCCATGATGACAATGAAACTCGGATTTACCTCTCTGGCAGATGATCATGGGGACGGTTGTATGGCGTCCAAACAGGATCACCAACGAAGAGCCTCATTGCCTGCAAGAACATGCTTGTGATCAACAAAGTAGCACGGCTACCAGTAACAGGATTCTGAAGCTAATCATCAAACATGCCAAATGTATTGTAAATCTTACAAAATTTTAGAGAAGATCATCAAAGGTTTGTAGCCCCAGCTAAATATTGACCACTTGTACTATATTAACAACAGCACAAATATGCACAAACTACTTGGTGATGGTAACTTCTCAGGAACATATATGAACTTACATTAATAGGAACCTAAGTCGAAGAACCTTTGTCACCAACTTTCTGTGGCTGATAGGACACAAACCATTGAGTTATCTAGTTCGACCATTATCTTATTTAGCATCAAACACTAAAACCACACCAATTATTCCTAGATTCATTTGTTGGGCATCATCATTTATTCAAAGAGAGAATTATCTCCAGAAAGATCAAGCAAGTTATCTAAAAACTCCTGTCTTCTCCTTCACTTCCCCCACACACCACCTTCTCTCCCTGTGCATAACTTCTCCAGTTCTCCTACAGCAACACTACCACTTCCATCATGGCTCCTGGCCACCCTTGCATTCCGGGACCGAGACCACCCACCATCACAACTAAAGATGTTAAGTGAACAAAAACAGGGCACTAGCACAAGTGTTACAAGAACTACCTTGATGTAATTGTCAGTGTCCAATGTGAAGCGGTGATACATCCCTGCAGGCAGAACAATCATGCCTCCTTTCTTCACTGCTACACGGATCCACTGATCATTTTCATCCCTCACATCAAAGTATCCTAGAAAACACAAGAATAGAACACATAACTATATAGAAAAGGATGTCCTTTTCATTTTTGTGCACGTACCAAAGATATCTTGTTTCTTAAAATGCTCACATGGTGACACAAACAAACATAACAAGACACATACCACTCCCTTCAAGGCAATAGCGTATTTCTTCATCAGTATGCAGGTGCTCTTCAAAGAAATTCTTAATCTTAGTCTCATAATTTGGCAGCTTCTCTGGGCATACATCACAAATGTCCTGCAAATAGTAAAGCAATAAATACCTTCTTTATATTTCACTTTACTAAACACTAAACAGTACTAGGCTAAAGCATAAGACAATGAATCATAATTGCAAGTCTAAGGTACAAACAGACCATGTAAGAGTAGCCTCTGGCTTCACGGATTTTCTTGAGGTTTTCATCATTCTCCCAGTTATCAGGGTTAAGGCGCCAGCTAACGATTCCTAGTTCTAGATATAATACATGCAAATGTTTTAGCTTCTAGAAAAAGGAAATTAAATGTTTGCCACTTGTACAGTATACTAGAGTTCAACCACAAGCTACAAATGTGCAAACCTGAAAGCTTCTCCAGAGGAATGAATTCCTTGGGTTCACGGTGATGAGGAAGTCTCTGGTCTTCTTGACTGTCATCCATGTACCATGCTTCAATAACCTCCTGCTTGCCATCCTATTGAAAGAAATAAAAGGATTAAACCTACCACAAGTGCAATCATCAAAACAAGTACGAGTACAGATCATCACTAAAGCGGATAAGTTGATAAACACATAGCAGCATAAATTTTGAAGATGCCACGAAATACTCCCTCCTTCTGTCAATGTAAGGTGTGTCTTAAATAGGGTGAAACCAAAGTTTATAAATTTTGACCAACAATTAGTAAAACCATATGTATGTTTACTGAATAAACATTTCATCAGTTGACCTGCATTCAAAGTACTTTCAACATGGTGTTAATTTATAGCAATTCGTGGTATCTTTTAAGAGAAAGTAATGGTCGAAATTTATTTTGGAAGACATTTTCCTTACCAAAATATGCCTTCCATTGATGAATACAAAAGCAGATTTTATAGGAGCAACAGTATAAAAGAAACAATTTTCTCTGTATTGCAAATTCCTATTTTGTTTGAAGTATAGTACTATATATGCATTATCTAAATCGATCTACTTTAGAAAATAAAGAATGCTGTGTGAAGTAACAGATCTCTAAACCAAAGTCTTCTGTATGTGCGCACTTGTATAAGCTCTTTTGGGTGTCCATTAGGAGAAAGAAAGGCAGAGCCTTTTCATTCCGATTTACAAAAATGAAAGAACCTACATTTCCAGCTTTCTAAAATGTACTAAATCTGATGG from Panicum hallii strain FIL2 chromosome 9, PHallii_v3.1, whole genome shotgun sequence includes:
- the LOC112873910 gene encoding 1,2-dihydroxy-3-keto-5-methylthiopentene dioxygenase 1; this translates as MEIEFQDGKQEVIEAWYMDDSQEDQRLPHHREPKEFIPLEKLSELGIVSWRLNPDNWENDENLKKIREARGYSYMDICDVCPEKLPNYETKIKNFFEEHLHTDEEIRYCLEGSGYFDVRDENDQWIRVAVKKGGMIVLPAGMYHRFTLDTDNYIKAMRLFVGDPVWTPYNRPHDHLPERKEYLDKLVKTEGGNQAIEAR